In Streptantibioticus cattleyicolor NRRL 8057 = DSM 46488, a genomic segment contains:
- a CDS encoding DUF6603 domain-containing protein, whose translation MRISIEIGVSLRLWGPPVGGEATVHLWFIEFTIGFGPDRRSGAPALDWGGFQGMLPPPKNRVRTIAGAGYTGEGAPPTRTAAKPWLVDNGGFTFTADSQVPVSQLFLDQGTSTPVATDEGVDILPMRKTGQVSEMRV comes from the coding sequence GTGCGGATCTCCATCGAGATCGGGGTGAGCCTGCGTCTGTGGGGCCCGCCGGTCGGCGGCGAGGCCACCGTGCACCTGTGGTTCATCGAGTTCACCATCGGCTTCGGCCCCGACCGCCGCAGCGGGGCCCCCGCCCTGGACTGGGGCGGCTTCCAGGGCATGCTCCCGCCCCCGAAGAACCGTGTCCGCACCATCGCTGGCGCCGGCTACACCGGCGAGGGCGCCCCGCCCACCCGCACAGCGGCCAAGCCGTGGCTGGTCGACAACGGCGGGTTCACCTTCACCGCCGACTCCCAGGTGCCGGTCAGCCAGCTGTTCCTCGACCAAGGCACCAGCACGCCGGTGGCCACCGACGAGGGCGTCGACATCCTGCCCATGCGCAAGACCGGCCAGGTCAGCGAGATGCGTGTGTAG
- a CDS encoding IS110 family RNA-guided transposase: MIDVSDIGAFLGLDVGKGEHHATAVTPAGKKAFDKRLPNSEPKLREVFARLKTKHGTVLVIVDQPASIGALPLAVARDMGCEVAYLPGLTLRRIADLYPGEAKTDARDAFVIADAARSMPHTLRTIDPADETVAELEMIVGFDDDLAGEATRVSNRLRGLLTQIHPHLERVIGPRVQHPAVLALLERFGSPAQIRTAGRRRLVNLLRPKAPRMAERLVEDIFTALDEQTVVVPGTDAAALTVPSLAGSLTAVLDQRELLAARIEELLEAHPLSKVLTSMPGIGVRTGARILIDVGDASSFPSAAHLAAYAGLAPATRSSGSPIRGEQPSRRGNKQLKRAFFLSAFAALADPVSRAYYDKKIAQGKHHTQALLCLARRRADVLFAMLRDGTFYDPRPAPTG; encoded by the coding sequence GTGATCGACGTCAGCGACATCGGCGCCTTCCTCGGCCTGGACGTCGGCAAGGGCGAACACCACGCCACCGCCGTCACACCGGCCGGGAAGAAGGCCTTCGACAAGCGCCTGCCCAACAGCGAGCCGAAGCTCCGCGAGGTCTTCGCCAGGCTCAAGACCAAGCACGGCACCGTGCTCGTGATCGTTGACCAGCCCGCCTCGATCGGTGCTCTGCCGCTCGCAGTGGCCCGCGACATGGGCTGCGAAGTCGCCTATCTGCCGGGCCTGACCTTGCGACGGATCGCTGACCTCTATCCGGGCGAGGCCAAGACCGATGCCCGCGACGCGTTCGTCATCGCCGACGCGGCCCGCTCGATGCCGCACACTCTGCGGACGATCGATCCCGCCGACGAGACGGTCGCCGAGCTGGAGATGATCGTGGGCTTCGACGACGACCTCGCCGGCGAAGCCACCAGGGTCTCCAACCGCTTGCGGGGACTGCTGACCCAGATCCACCCGCACCTGGAACGAGTGATCGGCCCGCGCGTCCAGCACCCGGCGGTCCTGGCCCTGCTGGAACGCTTCGGGTCCCCGGCCCAGATCCGCACCGCCGGCCGCCGCCGGCTGGTGAACCTGCTCCGGCCAAAGGCACCCAGGATGGCCGAACGGCTGGTCGAGGACATCTTCACCGCCCTGGACGAACAGACCGTGGTCGTTCCCGGCACGGACGCGGCCGCGCTGACCGTCCCCAGCCTGGCCGGCTCGCTGACCGCTGTCCTTGACCAGCGGGAACTCCTCGCAGCACGGATCGAAGAACTGCTGGAGGCCCACCCTCTTTCCAAGGTCCTGACGTCCATGCCGGGGATCGGCGTCAGGACCGGAGCCAGGATCCTCATCGACGTCGGCGACGCCAGCAGCTTCCCCTCCGCCGCCCACCTCGCCGCCTACGCGGGCCTCGCCCCGGCAACCAGAAGTTCCGGGTCCCCGATCCGCGGCGAACAACCCTCCCGGAGAGGAAACAAGCAGCTCAAACGGGCCTTCTTCCTCTCCGCGTTCGCAGCCCTGGCCGACCCGGTCTCCCGGGCCTACTACGACAAGAAGATCGCTCAGGGAAAGCACCACACCCAAGCACTCCTCTGCCTCGCCAGACGACGAGCCGACGTGCTCTTCGCCATGCTCCGCGACGGCACCTTCTACGACCCCCGACCCGCCCCTACGGGTTGA
- a CDS encoding DUF4328 domain-containing protein: MHEALLTVANWRLYFLAHDYLAGKATAADLEAADNDALATLGSLWPSMLIWIAAGIAVLVWLWRARINSELMSDAAAHRRSRGWVVGAWATPVANLWIPYQVVSDVWRASAPRRSVPVTLINAWWALFVVANVVVRPIQWRMSSKFDSVQDVLSDANVTTLLTALYVAAGLLLVLIIRRITAWQTHKHAQNAV; this comes from the coding sequence GTGCATGAGGCGCTGCTCACGGTGGCCAACTGGCGCCTGTACTTCCTCGCCCACGACTACCTGGCCGGGAAGGCGACCGCCGCGGACCTGGAGGCCGCCGACAACGATGCCCTCGCGACGCTGGGGTCATTATGGCCGTCCATGCTGATATGGATCGCGGCCGGCATCGCGGTGCTCGTCTGGCTGTGGCGGGCCCGGATCAACTCCGAGTTGATGAGCGATGCCGCCGCGCACCGCCGGTCCCGGGGCTGGGTGGTGGGCGCCTGGGCCACCCCGGTGGCCAACCTGTGGATCCCGTACCAGGTCGTGTCGGACGTCTGGCGGGCCAGTGCCCCCCGGCGGTCCGTCCCCGTGACCCTGATCAACGCCTGGTGGGCGCTGTTCGTGGTCGCCAACGTCGTCGTCAGGCCGATCCAATGGCGCATGTCCTCGAAGTTCGACAGCGTGCAGGACGTGCTGTCCGACGCGAACGTGACCACCCTGCTCACGGCGCTCTACGTGGCGGCCGGCCTGCTCCTCGTCCTCATCATCAGGCGCATCACCGCGTGGCAGACCCACAAGCATGCGCAGAACGCGGTGTGA
- a CDS encoding RipA family octameric membrane protein — protein sequence MGGISDSLWNEDIDAENFRDPAATYHAAVFEQYKLCVEMADRVSARRNLANTFFLTLHSTLLVFLSTWLSQEHHRGTPVALTLAALLVLLGMCATWWITVRSYQQLNKGKFEVIGAFEERLPARAFVAAEWRALGEGRDWRIYLPLNRVERWIPLLFAVAYLLVFAAVAL from the coding sequence ATGGGCGGCATCAGTGACTCGTTGTGGAACGAGGACATCGACGCGGAGAACTTCCGCGACCCGGCCGCGACGTATCACGCCGCGGTCTTCGAGCAGTACAAGCTGTGCGTGGAGATGGCCGACCGGGTCAGCGCCCGGCGCAACCTCGCCAACACCTTCTTCCTGACCCTTCACAGCACTCTCCTCGTCTTCCTCAGCACCTGGCTGTCCCAGGAGCACCACCGCGGCACTCCGGTCGCACTCACGCTCGCGGCCCTGCTGGTCCTGCTGGGCATGTGTGCCACCTGGTGGATCACCGTCCGTTCGTACCAGCAGTTGAACAAGGGCAAGTTCGAGGTGATCGGAGCGTTCGAGGAGCGCTTGCCGGCCCGTGCCTTCGTGGCCGCCGAATGGCGCGCCCTCGGCGAGGGGCGGGACTGGCGCATCTATCTCCCGCTCAACCGTGTCGAACGCTGGATTCCCCTCCTCTTCGCTGTGGCCTACCTTCTGGTCTTCGCCGCCGTCGCGCTGTGA
- a CDS encoding TetR/AcrR family transcriptional regulator: MPDPSGRPIRADARANEDRLLAAAAHAFARDGAAATLKQIAKDAGVGIATLYRRFPTREQLVDATYRYETSRLAARAPDLLRELPADRALRAWMSQVLDHLATKHGMADTLKTLLRDDQRLSSRTRDQLTGAIEEFRLAGIAQGVIRDDVPAPDILMSLAGVTLVAGAPHQRDQAERLLDLLMDALTRPDRRPAV; this comes from the coding sequence ATGCCTGATCCGTCCGGCCGGCCGATCCGCGCCGACGCACGGGCCAACGAGGACAGACTCCTCGCCGCCGCCGCCCACGCCTTCGCCCGCGACGGCGCCGCCGCCACCCTGAAGCAGATCGCCAAGGACGCGGGCGTGGGGATCGCCACCCTGTACCGGCGCTTCCCGACCCGCGAACAACTCGTCGACGCCACCTACCGCTACGAAACGTCCCGGCTCGCCGCCCGCGCCCCGGACCTCCTGCGCGAACTGCCCGCCGACCGCGCCTTGCGCGCCTGGATGTCCCAGGTCCTGGACCACCTCGCCACCAAACACGGCATGGCCGACACCCTCAAGACCCTCCTCCGCGACGACCAGCGGCTCAGCTCGCGGACCCGCGACCAACTGACCGGCGCCATCGAGGAGTTCCGCCTCGCCGGAATCGCCCAAGGCGTCATCCGCGACGACGTGCCCGCACCCGACATCCTCATGTCCCTCGCGGGCGTCACCCTCGTCGCCGGAGCCCCCCACCAACGCGACCAGGCCGAGCGCCTGCTCGACCTGCTCATGGACGCCCTCACCCGCCCCGACCGACGCCCCGCCGTGTGA
- a CDS encoding aldo/keto reductase yields the protein MRYRTLGSTGIQVSSLCLGAMMFGAWGNPDHDDATAVIRTALDAGVNIIDTADVYSGGESEVIVGKAVAGRRDDIVLATKVSSPMGPGLNQRGASRRWIVRACEESLRRLGTDHIDLYQVHRPDPATDLDETLGALSDLVHAGKIRYAGSSTFAPSAIVRAQWTAERRQRERFVCEQPPYSLLARGVEGDVLPTCETYRMGVLAWSPLAGGWLSGRWHRHAADPSSHRTRTMPFRTTLAHYDMDVPANQAKLDAATRLAGIAEEAGLTLIQLALTFVTTHPAVTAAIIGPRTADHLHDQLSAADVVLEPDVLDRIDRVVAPGTDLNPEDTGYNAAVLADPRRRRRAVLR from the coding sequence ATGCGCTACCGCACGCTGGGAAGTACCGGGATCCAGGTCAGCTCGTTGTGCCTGGGCGCGATGATGTTCGGGGCGTGGGGGAACCCCGACCACGACGACGCGACCGCCGTCATCCGCACGGCGCTCGACGCGGGCGTCAACATCATCGACACGGCCGACGTGTATTCGGGCGGCGAGTCCGAGGTCATCGTCGGGAAGGCGGTCGCCGGACGCCGCGACGACATCGTCCTGGCCACCAAGGTGTCGAGCCCCATGGGCCCCGGCCTCAACCAGCGTGGCGCCTCACGGCGTTGGATCGTCCGGGCCTGCGAGGAGAGCCTGCGCCGCCTGGGCACCGACCACATCGACCTCTACCAGGTGCACCGGCCCGACCCCGCGACCGACCTGGACGAGACGCTGGGCGCGCTCTCCGATCTCGTCCACGCGGGAAAGATCCGCTACGCGGGGTCCTCGACGTTCGCCCCCTCGGCCATCGTGCGGGCGCAGTGGACCGCCGAGCGGCGGCAGCGCGAGCGCTTCGTCTGCGAACAGCCGCCGTACTCCCTCCTGGCCCGGGGCGTCGAGGGCGATGTGCTGCCCACCTGCGAGACGTACCGGATGGGGGTGCTCGCCTGGAGTCCGCTGGCCGGGGGCTGGCTGTCCGGGCGCTGGCACCGCCACGCGGCCGACCCGTCCAGCCACCGCACCCGGACGATGCCCTTCCGCACCACGCTGGCCCACTACGACATGGACGTGCCCGCCAACCAGGCCAAGCTCGACGCGGCCACCCGACTCGCCGGTATCGCCGAGGAAGCGGGCCTGACGCTGATCCAGCTGGCGCTGACGTTCGTCACCACCCACCCCGCCGTCACCGCGGCGATCATCGGCCCCCGTACCGCTGACCACCTGCACGACCAGCTCAGCGCCGCGGACGTCGTCCTGGAGCCCGACGTGCTCGACCGGATCGACCGCGTCGTGGCGCCGGGCACCGACCTCAACCCGGAGGACACGGGGTACAACGCGGCCGTCCTGGCCGACCCCCGGCGCCGTCGCCGCGCCGTCCTTCGCTGA
- a CDS encoding MarR family winged helix-turn-helix transcriptional regulator, whose product MDTATEFGRLLGPLRRAVLRTRRAEGLPDLPEAQIELLRALAETGTATPRQVAARLRVAPSTVSNLVRTMTAAGLVERTPSAADLRTVHLAASPRALDMLDRYDRTSTAALRRALDGLAPAKREALERALPVLAELLTTLEAQTPEG is encoded by the coding sequence ATGGACACCGCGACCGAATTCGGCCGACTCCTCGGCCCCCTGCGCCGGGCCGTGCTGCGCACCCGCCGCGCCGAAGGCCTCCCCGACCTCCCCGAGGCCCAGATCGAGCTGCTGCGCGCACTCGCCGAGACGGGCACCGCGACCCCGCGCCAGGTCGCGGCACGGCTGCGGGTCGCTCCGTCCACCGTCAGCAACCTCGTCCGGACGATGACCGCGGCCGGCCTGGTGGAGCGCACCCCGTCCGCCGCCGACCTGCGTACCGTCCACCTCGCGGCCTCGCCCCGGGCCCTCGACATGCTCGACCGTTACGACCGCACCAGCACCGCCGCCCTGCGCCGCGCCCTGGACGGCCTCGCCCCGGCCAAGCGCGAGGCGCTGGAGCGGGCCCTGCCGGTGCTCGCCGAACTGCTCACCACCCTGGAGGCGCAGACCCCCGAGGGCTGA
- a CDS encoding phenolic acid decarboxylase gives MNDAPHATTVADPVPPQDLSGIVGHRFIYTYANGWQYEMYVKNDHTIDYRIHSGMVGGRWVKDQRVDLVQLDDDSYKVSWTEPTGTSVAVDVMPGKRRLHGVIFFPHWVEEHGERTVCFQNEHLDEMRAYRDKGPTYPIYVVPEFARITLFEYVGADDESVISVAPGDLPAGWSSRTN, from the coding sequence ATGAACGACGCACCCCACGCGACCACCGTCGCCGACCCCGTACCCCCGCAGGACCTGTCCGGCATCGTCGGCCACCGCTTCATCTACACCTACGCCAACGGCTGGCAGTACGAGATGTACGTGAAGAACGACCACACCATCGACTACCGGATCCACTCCGGCATGGTCGGCGGTCGCTGGGTCAAGGACCAGCGGGTCGACCTGGTCCAGCTCGACGACGACAGCTACAAGGTCTCCTGGACCGAGCCCACCGGGACCTCCGTCGCCGTCGACGTCATGCCCGGCAAGCGCCGCCTGCACGGCGTGATCTTCTTCCCGCACTGGGTCGAGGAGCACGGCGAACGCACCGTCTGCTTCCAGAACGAGCACCTCGACGAGATGCGCGCCTACCGCGACAAGGGCCCGACCTACCCGATCTACGTGGTCCCGGAGTTCGCCAGGATCACCTTGTTCGAGTACGTCGGCGCCGACGACGAGTCCGTCATCTCCGTCGCCCCCGGCGACCTTCCCGCCGGCTGGTCCAGCCGCACCAACTGA
- a CDS encoding HNH/ENDO VII family nuclease, with translation MVDLNPLHWINKINNAIGHSTADVLEFIGITNPAVDPDGIREVARHWKTLGDALDDAHWHVGQALGGLHWEGKAADAFHTRAANVRDQCQKTAKACHDGHDQLNRFADQAHEMISEIGKLCAEILEFELAALPLSLLTGPLAEVASNLAAGERAAKIMALIARIAEAARTIDRAAEAILESLGTLGRAMKALAPIAKMAAGGALTTLGYDALADPDRLRHADTLEQDLEIGALLGIIGGGFGKGIQGMLKGLGPRMVPSLAGAGLLGELGGEGGALSRLGALMREGRAGEGALPEAAERPTAPANPELQKLKRDRRPNYRKSMRFSVFRDADRAANGEDFICPNSGKTIPCLRDTDGNALKFDERGRPVAPDDPGGFTIPKPNPHSKTGLPANYHFGHVQGSEYWRLVRIVEDHPGKWTWKQILDEYNKPSHYQVEDPSTNVGHGSEDHSPGYGHYGSMLGGTEGGDG, from the coding sequence GTGGTCGACCTCAACCCCTTGCACTGGATCAACAAGATCAACAACGCCATCGGGCACTCCACGGCCGATGTGCTGGAGTTCATCGGCATCACCAACCCCGCGGTCGACCCGGACGGCATCCGCGAGGTCGCCCGCCACTGGAAGACGCTCGGCGACGCGCTGGACGACGCGCACTGGCACGTGGGCCAGGCCCTGGGCGGCCTGCACTGGGAGGGCAAGGCGGCCGACGCCTTCCACACCCGCGCCGCCAACGTGCGGGATCAGTGCCAGAAGACGGCGAAGGCGTGCCATGACGGCCACGACCAGCTGAACAGGTTCGCCGACCAGGCCCACGAGATGATCTCCGAAATCGGCAAACTCTGCGCGGAGATCCTGGAGTTCGAACTCGCCGCGTTGCCGCTGTCCCTGCTGACCGGGCCGCTCGCCGAGGTCGCCTCCAACCTCGCCGCGGGCGAACGCGCCGCCAAGATCATGGCGTTGATCGCCCGCATCGCGGAGGCGGCCCGCACGATCGACCGGGCCGCCGAGGCGATCCTGGAATCCCTCGGCACCCTCGGCCGGGCGATGAAGGCCCTCGCCCCGATCGCCAAGATGGCCGCAGGGGGCGCCCTGACGACCCTCGGGTACGACGCCCTCGCCGACCCCGACCGCCTCCGCCACGCCGACACCCTGGAGCAGGACCTCGAGATCGGCGCCCTGCTCGGCATCATCGGCGGCGGATTCGGCAAGGGCATCCAGGGCATGCTGAAGGGCCTCGGCCCCCGCATGGTGCCCTCGCTCGCCGGAGCCGGACTGCTCGGGGAACTCGGCGGGGAGGGCGGCGCGCTCTCCCGGCTCGGGGCGCTCATGCGGGAAGGCCGGGCCGGGGAGGGCGCCCTGCCGGAAGCCGCGGAACGGCCGACGGCCCCGGCCAACCCGGAACTCCAGAAGCTCAAGCGCGACCGCCGGCCCAACTACCGCAAAAGCATGCGCTTTTCGGTCTTCCGCGACGCGGACCGGGCGGCGAACGGCGAGGACTTCATATGCCCGAACTCCGGCAAGACCATTCCGTGTCTGCGGGACACCGACGGCAACGCCCTCAAATTCGACGAACGGGGACGCCCCGTCGCGCCGGACGACCCCGGCGGCTTCACCATCCCCAAGCCGAACCCGCACAGCAAGACGGGACTTCCGGCCAACTATCACTTCGGCCATGTGCAGGGCAGTGAATACTGGCGGCTGGTGAGGATCGTGGAGGACCACCCCGGGAAGTGGACGTGGAAGCAGATTCTGGACGAATACAATAAACCGAGCCATTACCAGGTCGAGGATCCCTCGACCAACGTGGGCCACGGCTCCGAGGATCACTCGCCGGGGTACGGACACTACGGGTCTATGCTGGGCGGCACCGAGGGCGGCGATGGGTAG
- a CDS encoding suppressor of fused domain protein: protein MTDNEKYAGYLDHIQHHLGQIRQAEAPTAEGGNRGFGIFFCQIAEGDAISVVTNGLRFQKITTVMPQELVCTLNEEQRDQAHLITVLTAKLVITMGEGLMFDQVIPSPEPLVEGTDMRGVMTMAHPYCDEDFELLLDDQGRAELQIITLVPVTGAEVAFVREHGTDALLERWEEQEVDALDVYRASAV from the coding sequence GTGACCGACAACGAGAAATACGCTGGCTACCTCGACCACATCCAGCACCACCTGGGGCAGATCCGGCAGGCCGAGGCGCCCACCGCCGAGGGCGGCAACCGGGGGTTCGGGATCTTCTTCTGCCAAATCGCCGAAGGGGACGCCATTTCGGTCGTCACCAACGGCCTGCGTTTTCAGAAGATTACGACCGTCATGCCCCAGGAACTGGTCTGCACGCTCAACGAGGAACAACGCGACCAGGCGCATCTGATCACCGTGCTCACCGCGAAGCTGGTTATCACGATGGGCGAAGGGCTCATGTTCGACCAGGTGATCCCGTCGCCTGAACCGCTTGTCGAAGGCACCGACATGCGGGGCGTCATGACCATGGCCCACCCTTACTGCGACGAGGACTTCGAGCTGCTCCTCGACGACCAGGGCAGGGCCGAGTTGCAGATCATCACCCTCGTCCCGGTGACCGGTGCGGAAGTCGCCTTCGTGCGGGAGCACGGGACGGACGCGCTGCTCGAACGCTGGGAGGAGCAGGAGGTCGACGCCCTGGACGTGTACCGCGCGTCCGCGGTCTGA
- a CDS encoding ATP-binding protein, giving the protein MSDCRFFVLLGPDGAGKSSVMTELAERRPEWRLLSTDGEFTPPEHALIAQLRRNVVKDVLPGLGSTYSVDFLASMLQTAVVHLKDRVLAECATGAPVLVDSYYYKILAKCRLAGLRENPMYGWWRTFPQPRGVVFLDVAPWTAWRRSAGGRLLNRLEYAGNGPGWAGFESYQKNLRTLMLEEVGQVPVTVIEEQPSPGRAAEAVAGVLDRTEEFAR; this is encoded by the coding sequence ATGAGTGACTGCCGGTTCTTCGTTCTGCTGGGGCCCGACGGGGCCGGGAAGTCGTCGGTGATGACGGAGTTGGCGGAACGGCGGCCGGAATGGCGGTTGTTGTCGACCGACGGGGAGTTCACGCCACCGGAGCACGCGCTGATCGCCCAGTTACGGCGCAATGTGGTCAAGGATGTGCTGCCCGGGCTCGGCAGTACGTATTCGGTGGATTTCCTGGCGAGCATGCTGCAGACCGCGGTGGTCCATCTCAAGGACCGGGTGCTGGCCGAGTGTGCCACCGGGGCGCCGGTGCTGGTGGATTCCTATTACTACAAGATACTCGCGAAGTGCCGGCTGGCGGGGCTGCGGGAGAACCCGATGTACGGCTGGTGGCGCACGTTTCCGCAGCCGCGCGGGGTGGTCTTCCTGGACGTGGCGCCGTGGACCGCCTGGCGGCGCAGCGCCGGGGGACGGCTGCTGAACCGCCTGGAGTACGCGGGGAACGGCCCGGGCTGGGCGGGGTTCGAGAGTTATCAGAAGAACCTGCGGACATTGATGCTGGAAGAGGTGGGGCAGGTGCCGGTGACAGTGATCGAGGAACAGCCCAGCCCTGGACGGGCCGCCGAAGCGGTGGCCGGAGTTCTCGACCGGACCGAGGAGTTCGCCCGGTGA
- a CDS encoding GH3 family domain-containing protein: MTTEPRTEPAAAKTSPDEIDHATRTARYRDRVFAEHDRLAAELVDLPGQQKRVLADLLEFNSGTEFGKRHGFAAIRTVDDFRRAVPVQDYAAHAPYIERTAAGEANVLSADRPVVYFTSSGSTGAHKKIPVTARFMRTTFFPFYYAAWAPLLRHFPEVAARPDAVLNLKHDPPARPPVMADGRPHVGASQVDFGAKFGEPLAAELGTRAPWATLPVETDPADHLERLYLRLRLAVQGDVRMLIGINPAVIAAVPYQLGLWWPRIVREVRDGTVGGVRTGSPDPARAAELERLAGYFGTVRPAHVWPRVRALFCWTTGVASLYMPALRREYGVDVATLPAPVAASEGPVAVALDRHPEAGTPVASAALYEFVPADDDLAPDSETLLVHELEPGHDYHVVFSHVGGLYRYAVGDVVHVPDRVDGVPRLRYAGRGTRSDVAGERLREAQVVRALRDALAAGGLSLRNVACRVERSAGSAHHYTFAIAPGTGWHTTEAQRFLGRLDAALAARSDGYRRARAGRRLTAPTLRLLEPEAFHRDWHAAVAGGVRPAQAKDRLFRQDDALWERLTGPRPADADDGHHH, from the coding sequence GTGACCACGGAACCCCGCACCGAACCGGCCGCCGCGAAAACATCCCCCGACGAGATCGATCACGCCACCCGTACCGCCCGTTACCGCGACCGGGTCTTCGCCGAGCACGACCGGCTCGCCGCCGAACTCGTGGACCTGCCCGGGCAGCAGAAGAGGGTGCTCGCGGATCTGCTGGAATTCAACTCCGGTACCGAATTCGGAAAACGCCACGGATTCGCCGCGATACGCACCGTCGACGACTTCCGCCGGGCCGTTCCGGTACAGGACTACGCGGCGCACGCGCCGTACATCGAGCGGACGGCGGCCGGAGAGGCCAACGTGCTGTCGGCGGACCGGCCGGTGGTCTACTTCACCAGCAGCGGGAGCACCGGGGCGCACAAGAAGATCCCGGTGACCGCGCGGTTCATGCGCACCACGTTCTTCCCGTTCTACTACGCCGCGTGGGCGCCGTTGCTGCGGCATTTCCCGGAAGTGGCGGCGCGGCCGGACGCGGTGCTCAACCTCAAGCACGATCCGCCGGCGAGGCCGCCGGTCATGGCGGACGGGCGTCCGCACGTGGGCGCCAGCCAGGTGGACTTCGGGGCGAAGTTCGGCGAGCCGCTCGCGGCCGAGCTGGGCACCCGGGCGCCGTGGGCGACGCTGCCGGTGGAGACCGACCCCGCGGACCACCTGGAGCGGTTGTACCTGCGGCTGCGGCTGGCGGTGCAGGGCGACGTCCGGATGCTGATCGGCATCAACCCGGCGGTGATCGCGGCCGTTCCGTACCAGCTCGGGCTGTGGTGGCCGCGGATCGTGCGGGAGGTGCGGGACGGCACCGTGGGCGGGGTGCGCACCGGGTCGCCGGATCCGGCGCGGGCGGCCGAACTGGAGCGGCTGGCCGGGTACTTCGGCACCGTGCGCCCGGCCCACGTGTGGCCCCGGGTGCGCGCGCTGTTCTGCTGGACGACCGGGGTCGCCTCCTTGTACATGCCGGCGCTGCGCCGGGAGTACGGGGTGGACGTGGCCACGCTGCCGGCGCCGGTGGCGGCCTCGGAGGGCCCGGTGGCGGTGGCGCTGGACCGGCACCCCGAGGCGGGCACCCCGGTGGCCTCGGCGGCGCTGTACGAGTTCGTGCCCGCCGACGACGACCTGGCGCCGGACAGCGAGACGCTGCTGGTGCACGAGCTGGAGCCGGGTCACGACTACCACGTGGTCTTCAGCCACGTCGGCGGGTTGTACCGGTACGCGGTCGGCGACGTGGTGCACGTACCGGACCGGGTGGACGGTGTGCCCAGGCTGCGCTACGCGGGCCGCGGCACCCGTTCCGACGTGGCCGGGGAACGGCTGCGGGAGGCCCAGGTGGTGCGGGCGCTGCGGGACGCGCTGGCGGCCGGGGGGCTCTCGCTGCGCAACGTGGCCTGCCGGGTGGAGCGCTCGGCGGGCAGCGCCCACCACTACACGTTCGCCATCGCCCCGGGCACCGGGTGGCACACCACCGAGGCGCAGCGGTTCCTGGGCCGGCTGGACGCCGCGCTGGCCGCGCGGTCCGACGGCTACCGGCGGGCCAGGGCCGGGCGCCGGCTCACCGCGCCCACGCTGCGGCTGCTGGAGCCGGAGGCGTTCCACCGCGACTGGCACGCGGCGGTGGCCGGCGGGGTCCGCCCCGCGCAGGCCAAGGACCGCCTCTTCCGGCAGGACGACGCGCTGTGGGAACGGCTCACCGGCCCGCGTCCGGCCGACGCCGACGACGGCCACCACCACTGA